The Flexibacter flexilis DSM 6793 DNA window AGATTACCTATATTATCAAACCAAGTATAATCATAAGTTCCACTTGGAGATATACTCAAATTGATGCTGCCGTCTGCGCCACTACATACACTCGGGTTTACTACACTTGATGACAAAGTATAAGGTGCTGGGCTATTTACAGCTCTTGTAATAACAGCCGAACAACCCGCCCCATCTTGTACAAGAATAGTGTAAACATCTACTGGTAAGTTTGTTTGACTTGGGCTATTGCTACCCACATAACCACCTAACGACGTCCAAGTATAAGTAAGTGGAGCCGTAAATGTACCTGTAGTTGTCAATGTAATTGAACCATCAGAAGCACCGCAAAGCGTAACATCAGTTACTGTTGCAGCCAAGCTAAATGGGGCTGGACTTGTGATAATTCTTTGAACAGAATCTACGCAGAATCCTTGTGCAATGATTATTCTATAAATACCTGCTGATAAATTCGTTGCCGAAGATGATGTTAAAGCCGATTGAACTATACCATTTTTCTTCCAAACATACGTTAATGAGCCAGTAGCTCCCGTTACAGTCAATGTAATTGAACCATCAGCAGCATTACAAGCACTTTCATTCGTAGAACTAACAGCCACAGCAAATGGAGCAGGACTAAATACTGTGGTAAAGGCTGTATCTGTACAGAAACCATCTGTTACAATGACACGATAATTACCAGCAGCCAAAATATTGCCTGTTGATGCAGCCGTAGAAACATTATTATTGATTGGAGCAGATATTTTTTGCCACAAATAAGTAGTAGCCGCACTCAAACCAGTTGCAGTAACAGAAGCAGAACCATCTGTACTACCGCAAACAGTTGTAGGAGTAGATGTTGCTACCAAACCTGCGATTGGACTAGTTACTGTTACTGTAATAGAGTCCATACATGAATTATTTACAGCCACCACTACTCTATATTGTCCTGCGGCTAAGGCTGCGAGGTTTTGAGTATTAGCAATAAATGTTCTTGCAGGAAGTGCATACCACGCAAAAGTTGGCGCGGTAGAAAATCCTGATACAGTAAGAGCAATAGCACCATCTGCACTACCGCAAGAAGATGTACGTGTTACTACAGGAGTAACTGTTGTTCCTGCTGGCAATGGTGCAGTAATTGTAGCAGTATAAGAAGCCGAACATGAGGCATCTGTTACCGTTAAAATATAAGTTCCTGCAGGGAAATTCACCAAATCTTTTGTTGTCGCTACAACAGTACTTCCATCACTCCAAGAGAATGAAGGAGTAGTTCCATTAGTAATCGTTACTACAATAGAACCATCAGAAGCACCGCAAGCAGAAGCGGGTGTTACAACACTTGATACCAAAAGGCCAGGAACTACAGGTATTGAAATAGAAGCTGTAGCAGTAGGGCTAGCCAAACAGCCAATACCACTTGGTGTCATCACGACATCAACCGTTGTATTAGCTGTTAATCCTGTTACATTGAGCACATTACTTGTACCACTTTGAACTGGGGTAGAAGAACCATTCACAAACCAATCATAAGTAGGCGTTGCACCACCGTTAGTAGGCGTTGCAGTAATCACTACATTATTTCCTATACATATAGAACCGCTTGGTGTACGAGACAATGAAACAGAAGCAGTTATAATAGAAGTAACCGTTACATCAACTGTAAGTGGGGTGCTAGAACAGCCATTAGCAGAAGAAGTAATTGTATAACGAACAACACCTGTTCCCGTTAGTGCTTGAGCAATAGAGCTACCACTACCTGCCGAGAAACCAGTTACAGTACCACTCACTAAACTTGCTGTCCAGTTAAATACCGCTGCCCCACTCGAACTACTTAAACTAATATTAGTAGAAGCCGTAGAACAAATCATTTCAGCAGTTGGCGTTGCTGTAACATCAGGGATTGGCGTTACTGTTACCGTCGCACTACCAGAAACAGTGCCCGTACAATTCGCATCACTCACACTTACCAAACTATAAGTCGTTGTCGCACTCGGACTTACACTGATTGTATGTGGCGAAGTTAAGATATTGTTTACGGTTACATTTCCTGTACCGTCATTATACACCAAATTCCATGGCGCACTGCCCGTCAACACCACACTTAAACTCGCACTGCCACCAGAACAAAAATTACCTGTGCCTGACAAACTCGCAGTTGGCAATGGTTTTACCGTTACCGTCGCACTACCTGAAACAGTGCCTGTACAGTTCGCATCACTTACACTCACCAAACTATAAGTCGTTGTTGAACTTGGACTTACACTGATTGTATGTGGCGAAGTTAAGATATTGTTTACGGTTACATTTCCTGTACCGTCATTATACACCAAATTCCATGGTGCACTACCTGTTAATACCACACTCAAATTCGCACTACCACCAGAACAGAAATTACCTGTGCCCGACAAACTCGCCGTTGGCAATGGTTTTACCGTTACCGTCGCACTACCTGAAACAGTGCCAGTACAGTTCGCATCACTCACACTCACCAAATTGTATGTCGTCGTTGTACTTGGACTTACACTGATTGTATGCGGTGATACTAAAATATTATTTACCGTAATATTGCTTGTGCCGTCATTATACACCAAACTCCATGGTGCACTACCTGTCAACACCACACTCAAATTCGCACTGCCACCAGAACAGAAATTGCCTGTGCCTGACAAACTCGCCGTTGGCAATGGTTTTACTGTTACCGTCGCACTACCTGAAACAGTGCCTGTACAGTTCGCATCACTCACACTCACCAAACTATAAGTCGTCGTTGTACTTGGACTTACACTGATTGTATGTGGCGAAGTTAAGATATTGTTTACGGTTACATTTCCTGTACCGTCATTATACACCAAACTCCATGGTGCACTACCTGTGAATACCACACTCAAATTCGCACTGCCACCAGAACAGAAATTACCTGTGCCCGACAAACTCGCAGTTGGCAATGGTTTTACTGTTACCGTCGCACTACCTGAAACAGTGCCTGTACAGTTCGCATCACTCACACTTACCAAATTATATGTCGTCGTTGTACTTGGACTTACACTAATTGTATGCGGTGATACTAAAATATTATTTACCGTAATATTGCTTGTGCCGTCATTATACACCAAAATCCATGGCGCACTGCCCGTCAACACCACACTCAAATTCGCACTGCCACCAGAACATATATTACCTGTACCCGACAAACTCGCCGTTGGTAGTGGTTTTACCGTTACATCTACTGTTATAGTATTTCCACTACAACCATTTGCACTAGAATTTATAGTATAACGTACTACACCTGAGCCTGTTAGTATTTGGGCAATGGTACTACCACTACCTGCTGAAAAACCACTCACTGTTCCACTTACCAAACTGGCTGTCCAGCTCATAGTCGTAGTGGGTACTGTACTCGTCAAGGCTATATTAGTTGCTCCTCCACTACACAATGTCTCACTAGATGGTGTCGCTGTTATTACTGGCAATGGTTTTACTGTTACTGTCGCACTACCTGAAACAGTGCCTGTACAGTTCGCATCACTCACACTCACCAAATTGTATGTCGTCGTTGTACTTGGACTTACACTAATTGTATGTGGCGATACCAATATATTATTTACGGTTACATTTCCTGTGCCGTCATTATACACCAAACTCCATGGGGCTGTTCCCGTCAACACCACACTTAAACTCGCACTGCCACCAGCACATATATTACCTGTACCCGACAAACTCGCAGTTGGAGCTTGTTTCACTGTTACATCTACTGTTATAGTACTTCCACTACAACCATTTGCAGTGGCCGTAATTGTATAACGAACTACTCCAATGCCCGTAAGTGTCTGAGCTATAGTGCTGCCACTGCCTGCTGAAAAACCTGATACACTGCCACTTATGCCTGATGCCGTCCAGCTAAACGTAGCACCCGCTACACCACTCGTCAATGCTATGTTCGTACTTGTCCCACTACAGATTGCATCACTTGGTGGGGTAGCTATTACATTTGGCAACGGATTTACTGTTACTGTTGCACTACCTGATACAGTGCCAGTACAATTCGCATCACTTACACTCACCAAACTATAAGTCGTTGTCGCACTAGGACTTACACTGATTGTATGTGGCGAAGTTAAGATATTATTGACTGTTACATTTCCTGTACCGTCATTATACACCAAAACCCATGGGGCACTGCCCGTCAAGGCTATACTAATGCTGCTACTTGCTCCACTACAAATAGTGCCAACACCCGAAAGGGTTGCTGTTGGTAATGGTTTTACCGTTATATCTACAAAAATTGCACTTCCTGTACAACCATTTGCACTTGAATTTACGGTATAGCGAACCACGCCTACACCACTGAGTGCCTGTGCAATCGTACTGCCACTACCATCAGCGAAGCCAGTTACTGTTCCGCTTAGCAAACTTGCTGTCCAAGCAAAAGTAGCAGAAGGCGTTGTACTGGTAAGGGCAATATTCGTAGTGCTGCCACTACAAACGCTTGCAGGTGACGGACTTGCCGCTACATCAGGAATCGGTGTAACCGTAACATCAAAGTTGGCGGTATCTTTACAACCATTCGCTGAAGTATATACATACTGAATAGTATATATACCAACACCTGCCACCGACGGTGTGAAAACGCCACCAGCCGTAAGACCCGTTTGAGTAAGGAAAGTTCCCGTACCTCCTGCTGGCGTACCGCTGCCCACCGCTGTTACTGCAGGGTCATTAATACAGTACGAACTATTTATACCCGAAATAGAAGCCACAGGGGTCTCAAGTACATTAAAGCTCTGAGAAATAGAGTCTTTACAACCCGCAGCGTTAATCGCTATAAACTTAATCGTATGCGAACCCAGCGAAAGAGCCGACGGGTTCAGTATATAATTAGTAGTGGAAGTGCCTACAACTGCCTCATCTAACTTAAAGGTACCTGAAGTAGAACCACCTGTAATAGTGGCCGCCGAAATATTATTACAATACGAAGAAGATAAGCCAGTGATTGAGGCTGTTGGATTATTAAAAACTGTAATATTTTTAGTTGCTTTACCTCCGCAAACAGAAGGATTTGATACTGTAAGTACAATACCATTACCAGCATTACTTGAAAACCATCTTACTTTGTGAGGGCCGTACCCGAACTTAGTTGTACCGCCACCCAAAAATTCTCCTAAACCTGCAAGTTCCCACTTATAGGTAAAAAAAGGAGAAAATGCTACAGATGCAGCCACAGTAGTGTATTCATTAATACAGACAGACGTAGGAGAGTAAGTAAAATCAACAGGAGATGATGGTTTTATATTAACATTAAAAGTAGTGGTATCAGAACAACCTTTTATATCTACAAAAACACAAGTAAATAGCACATTACCTACTGCAAGTTGACTTGGGTTAACATAATCAATACCGACATTTGTATTAGATTTTACCAAAGTTTGTAAGTTATTAGACGCGTCTAAATACGTCCAAGTAAATGTACCAGGCAAAGCATCTGCATTTGTAGATGTTTTGATTTGGAAGGGCTCAGCATTAGAACATACACTGGAAGTAACAGTTGACGTTAAAGTGATTTGAGGGTTTTCTGTTATTTCAACAGACAGTGAATACGAAGTAAATATATCATTAACTAGGACTATAAATATATTATAATTAGCAGCAGCACATAGGTTTTCTCTGTGATATAATCCAGTATCGGCACTAAAACCCAAATCTTCCCAATAAAAGATATAATCATTATAGTTTCCAGTAAAATTAGGAATATCTGTAATAGTAATAGAACCATCACAAGCATTATAACATGAAACATTTGTTACAGTTGCCGTCTGTGCCTGCGCAGTATTTCCCCACAAGGATAAAAGCCCAAAGAAAACTATTGGTAGAAATAAAGTAAATATCTTTTTCATGGCACTTAAGAGTATAGGGGAATAATTGAATACCAGCGAATTTGTGTTTTTGTGTGTCATCTGACTATAAGCACTACGATGTATAAACCGACTTGACCATAAACAAGTATAGCCTCCCTTGTCATCGCAAGGAGGCCTCTTTCGACTCAAATAACAACGGTTCTGTCGGTTCATTTGTTTTTGATTGGAATTAGCAAAACAACTAACAACGATGTTGTAACTATTTATATCATTCGGAGTGGTATGGTAAATATTCTAATCAATACTTCTAATATTTTTTATAATTTTATCAATAAAACACAAATGACATCCCAAGCGAATTTCGCTCCATAATAAGTCAGTGTACTTGTCTTCAAATCAACCTAAATAATATAGCGAGTACGCAGGTTCCTTAATAGATAAATCATAACAAAACTATCAATTTTCAACAAACAATCACAACATACTGCCATTTTTTTTACGCAACAAACACATAAAACACTAGCAATCAACAAATTACTTCCTATCTTGTGACGGTTGAAAAAAACTATTGGTTACATCAAGCCAGTACTTAGACCACTGTTGCCACCAAACCCCATAATCAAACATGGCCACAGGTGGTTGTGTTGGTTGCGCTATTCCGCCCTCGCTTTCCACTAATTTTTTAGTAACCGTTTCTAATATCTGTTCGCAACTTTGGCCACGCTTATAGGCAAGCAACTTAATCTGATTGGCAATCACATCCTCTGACAGCCAAGCGTCCGTTTCCTCGTCCGCAAATGCCGTGATGCCGCCCACTTCAAGTGTTTGATCGTCTTGAACAATATTATTCACGTTCATGCTGGTAACAAAGCCAGCAAAATTATTGCCAGAAGCAGAAACAAACTGCTCCGACAACTCACTATTGTTGGGTATTCTGGTGTTATTTTTGTTAGCCATCGTTCTTCTATTTAATTTTTAGTCTATGCCATTGGCACATCTTCCCAATAAATAAACGTTGCGTAGCCTCTCATCTGCCTTCATGTAAACATTCACAAGGCAGAGGCCATCAGCAATACCTTGTGAATGAATAAACCTTATAAATATTTTTCTTGAATAAGCGTAATTGTATCATCAATACGCTGAGTATTAGCACCTTCGCCAATGGCTATAAAATCCCAACCATTTCCGCGACGTACCAATTTACCCATAATCATGGCCACACAACCCGCAAATGCTTGTTCGGCAGACAAATTAAAAGTAGCCAAAACATCTCTCACCTCTGTATTGTTTCCTTCAAAAATGCGGATTTTTGAATATGGAATACTGGCAAAATCTTGGCCTTTGTAAGAATTTAGGAAAAAAACAATAGTTTGCACTTCAGGCATCACCTTCGGCAAATCAATTTGAATAATTTCATTGTCGCGGCCATCATCGCCCGACGCATCACCCGTCAAATCGTCGCCACTG harbors:
- a CDS encoding beta strand repeat-containing protein; the encoded protein is MKKIFTLFLPIVFFGLLSLWGNTAQAQTATVTNVSCYNACDGSITITDIPNFTGNYNDYIFYWEDLGFSADTGLYHRENLCAAANYNIFIVLVNDIFTSYSLSVEITENPQITLTSTVTSSVCSNAEPFQIKTSTNADALPGTFTWTYLDASNNLQTLVKSNTNVGIDYVNPSQLAVGNVLFTCVFVDIKGCSDTTTFNVNIKPSSPVDFTYSPTSVCINEYTTVAASVAFSPFFTYKWELAGLGEFLGGGTTKFGYGPHKVRWFSSNAGNGIVLTVSNPSVCGGKATKNITVFNNPTASITGLSSSYCNNISAATITGGSTSGTFKLDEAVVGTSTTNYILNPSALSLGSHTIKFIAINAAGCKDSISQSFNVLETPVASISGINSSYCINDPAVTAVGSGTPAGGTGTFLTQTGLTAGGVFTPSVAGVGIYTIQYVYTSANGCKDTANFDVTVTPIPDVAASPSPASVCSGSTTNIALTSTTPSATFAWTASLLSGTVTGFADGSGSTIAQALSGVGVVRYTVNSSANGCTGSAIFVDITVKPLPTATLSGVGTICSGASSSISIALTGSAPWVLVYNDGTGNVTVNNILTSPHTISVSPSATTTYSLVSVSDANCTGTVSGSATVTVNPLPNVIATPPSDAICSGTSTNIALTSGVAGATFSWTASGISGSVSGFSAGSGSTIAQTLTGIGVVRYTITATANGCSGSTITVDVTVKQAPTASLSGTGNICAGGSASLSVVLTGTAPWSLVYNDGTGNVTVNNILVSPHTISVSPSTTTTYNLVSVSDANCTGTVSGSATVTVKPLPVITATPSSETLCSGGATNIALTSTVPTTTMSWTASLVSGTVSGFSAGSGSTIAQILTGSGVVRYTINSSANGCSGNTITVDVTVKPLPTASLSGTGNICSGGSANLSVVLTGSAPWILVYNDGTSNITVNNILVSPHTISVSPSTTTTYNLVSVSDANCTGTVSGSATVTVKPLPTASLSGTGNFCSGGSANLSVVFTGSAPWSLVYNDGTGNVTVNNILTSPHTISVSPSTTTTYSLVSVSDANCTGTVSGSATVTVKPLPTASLSGTGNFCSGGSANLSVVLTGSAPWSLVYNDGTSNITVNNILVSPHTISVSPSTTTTYNLVSVSDANCTGTVSGSATVTVKPLPTASLSGTGNFCSGGSANLSVVLTGSAPWNLVYNDGTGNVTVNNILTSPHTISVSPSSTTTYSLVSVSDANCTGTVSGSATVTVKPLPTASLSGTGNFCSGGSASLSVVLTGSAPWNLVYNDGTGNVTVNNILTSPHTISVSPSATTTYSLVSVSDANCTGTVSGSATVTVTPIPDVTATPTAEMICSTASTNISLSSSSGAAVFNWTASLVSGTVTGFSAGSGSSIAQALTGTGVVRYTITSSANGCSSTPLTVDVTVTSIITASVSLSRTPSGSICIGNNVVITATPTNGGATPTYDWFVNGSSTPVQSGTSNVLNVTGLTANTTVDVVMTPSGIGCLASPTATASISIPVVPGLLVSSVVTPASACGASDGSIVVTITNGTTPSFSWSDGSTVVATTKDLVNFPAGTYILTVTDASCSASYTATITAPLPAGTTVTPVVTRTSSCGSADGAIALTVSGFSTAPTFAWYALPARTFIANTQNLAALAAGQYRVVVAVNNSCMDSITVTVTSPIAGLVATSTPTTVCGSTDGSASVTATGLSAATTYLWQKISAPINNNVSTAASTGNILAAGNYRVIVTDGFCTDTAFTTVFSPAPFAVAVSSTNESACNAADGSITLTVTGATGSLTYVWKKNGIVQSALTSSSATNLSAGIYRIIIAQGFCVDSVQRIITSPAPFSLAATVTDVTLCGASDGSITLTTTGTFTAPLTYTWTSLGGYVGSNSPSQTNLPVDVYTILVQDGAGCSAVITRAVNSPAPYTLSSSVVNPSVCSGADGSINLSISPSGTYDYTWFDNIGNL
- a CDS encoding TerD family protein, yielding MSISLNKKTGINLTKGKSISLEKAGRHLHQVCVGLNWGVIESKAFFGLLKSKDAVDLDGSVSAFDKDGQLLYTVYYHKTISKDRAVRHSGDDLTGDASGDDGRDNEIIQIDLPKVMPEVQTIVFFLNSYKGQDFASIPYSKIRIFEGNNTEVRDVLATFNLSAEQAFAGCVAMIMGKLVRRGNGWDFIAIGEGANTQRIDDTITLIQEKYL